Within Anopheles nili chromosome 3, idAnoNiliSN_F5_01, whole genome shotgun sequence, the genomic segment GTAACTTAAAGAACCGATTTGTTCCGGTGATAAAATTGCTATAACGCCTCTCTAAGTTTCTCACATGTCGCTATGAGTTCTTgaatcataaaacaaaactaccaACCTTCGTATGACCAGCCGAGTTAACCGGGCTTTAGAGCTCTGAGTTTAGACTGCTGTTATTCCATCCATTGCGGTGTATCCAAGAGTTTCTTATCAATCGTGGTTTTTACCTGAAAAAGTGGACGAAAAAAATGTAGGAGACGGTTTAAAGAATCCTTGAGGTGCTATAAGGCCACACCATCAGCAGAAGTGGATAGTTACACGTTATTCATCATCCAGATTGTATGTACGTTAGTCTGGGACGTGGCAAATAAAGCAGAATTGATATGAAATCTCGAACCCATTGCTGATTTCTTTCAATATGTTTTCGTCATCATAGATAAACTCCACCGAAAGCTACAGTTTGTTTCAACTTCGGGGTTTCCTCCCTCGGCGTTTCTTGCTAATGCAGTGAACTTTTTGCTTTATTCTATAACGGAAACGGTGTGTATGCCATATTTCTTTGCACTCAACATAACTTCAAAGGAAAATGATATATGCTATACGACACGATCAAGTAAAAAAGACAGCAATTAAGAAATTCATTTTGAATGAATCACAGAACGGAATGTCCTTCGCTCGGTTTAGAAAGTGGCACGAGACCTTTTAAAACTGCGTGAGGATAGAGATgagaaattatttataaaataaattttgtttgtataaACTTAGATACAAAAAGCTCTGCTTATTCACATTCGCACGTACATCAGCCAcagtacacatacacacgcacatacatacatacattcgttcgttcatttgtGTATAAATGGAGAAAGTGAAGGAAATAAGGTTCTAGACGAGTAGATAGTGCGTGTTTGTTGTGCATGATTTGCATCAGTTTTTCAAAGCCAAGAttcaagattttttttgctatgctCTTATTGCTACCTCTTCTCTCAAACTCAGTTTTGTGATCGAGTTTTTTTATCTAATTAATCTGATTTTGATCGTTTAAAAGTATGTTCCGTTCCTACCCGTTTGCAATGCGTCTCTGCATGGAGCGATGGTATGCAACGTTAGTAACAGCGTTTTTAATATTGCTTTgcacttaaaaatataaaaaaattgagcCAATGCGAAACACAGCATCGCACTGACTATACTCTCTAACACAAACGCTTCCTCCCTGTTGGGGGATTGAGATGGTGAAGTTACGAATTTAAAAACTGATTGGAATGGGCGTTGCTGGAATTGGAATCTAGTAGTAACAACGCGGCGAAACACTACAATTATGCTAGCTTAACGTGAGCCTTCTTCTCGCTTCGGACGGAATGAAGTTTGCGGTGTGGACGTGCCTTTAAATGGAACTATCTACTAACAACCTTGGAAGACCATAATTATTACCTAGCTGTGCCTTAGATATCTATAAAAGTTTTAAAACATACACACCACTGTAATACAGATCTGCAGTGCGCCTATAGCGGCAAAACGGCGTGTGCCGGCAAACGAGAAAGGCCGTAGAGTGATTGTGTTTGTACCGATATAACGCCGCGTGAGTCCGTCCCGAACCATTTCCAGGAGGATCTTTCTCTCATTGTCTGCTAACTGCTATGCTTCGAGGTGCAGAACGGCATTACACTTCTTACGAACATGAGACAAAATGCTGAGATTACGACTTGCTCTTAACAACGAATGGAAATAGAGTCTGTGCTAAGATATACATACTTATATATTCGAGGGACTGCTTTTCGAAAAGTGCTCACAGATAATAAAAGTGTAAGGCAAACTGTGTAAATTTGGTCCTCATACTGTTCGGTCAACGGACGGTGAGAACAGGGATCGTGTGTCTTGGCGGGGAAACAATAAAGTTCGCCACTGCTCTGATTAGATCGTGATCTCCATGGCATTCTAACCTCCCCTCTTATGATACGCGCCAATATGTCTTGCCGTTATCGGCTCGATTATCGCTAATATGGATTGTTTAACGGCGACAAGGAcggcgggggaggggggggaggaaaggCATTAGTTTGCTGCGAAATCATTCGCATAAATACTATATTTACAATCAGTACGATTCGATTGATCCGTTGGTGCTGTTTCACGCTCGCTCTTCTCGAGACCAACAGGACACTACTAATTCGCTAAGCatgtttttcaaacattctGGACGGAATATGCTTGGGTACGAGAGACAGAAATCTATCGTTTGttagtagtttttttcttcctttgatTGCTACTCTTCAGCTAGCACGTTTCTCTCACATGTTTCTCTGCTTTCAAACGTCCGTACTGTGCGTTTGGATGCGTACCTTTTTAACACTGCCGTTTCGCTGCATCCGGGGTGATTGGTTACCACCGGAGTAGCCCGGATTGCGAATGCCCAACCCGTCTGTCGTCGAGTTTGGTGGCCGTGGTTTCTTAAGGCTCGAACGCAGCGGTGTCCTCGtgacggaaccggaaccgatcgTCGAACCGTTTGAGACGGTCGTGACGGTGGTGTTCACCGACTGCATGCTACCGTTCATTCCGGAAGAGTAGGGTCGGCCGGAGGAATCCGTCACTGCTATTCCTGCAagggaggaaacaaaaaacaaagtatTAATGTTTGACCATAGGAAAGGTACGATGtagttccatttttttacccTTACCGTTCGGATTGTGTGACGTTTCCCGGAAGCCAGGGTTGTTGTAGGTGGAACCGGTGCGACCTGTTCCACGGCCGTTCGAGGTGGCATTCGACAGCATCGTTGGATCACCGTCGGGCCGTTTCGTGAGGATGCGATCGTAAGCGGCTAGGGCAAGCAACGCGAGGGACAAAGCCGTCACGAGAACCTGCAGATAGAAGGAGATGCCCCGGGTGATGTGGTAACCTCGGGCGTTGTCGTCGGTTTGTAGTGCAAACAAGATCGCGGCCGCTATCGACAGCCCGGAGGCGAGCACCGTTGCTACCAGCTTCAGCATTACTAGTGCCTTGTAGCTCATGCAGACACGATCCCGAGACGAAATCATGGCGATCTGGATGATGCTCAGGATGCAGAAGATGCCAAACAGGATGCATGCTCCGACGGCCAGCAATCCGCTCACAAATACCACCGCTGTGGAGAATA encodes:
- the LOC128722481 gene encoding uncharacterized protein LOC128722481 translates to MAGIKPNVYAVIVTSVGFLCLVISATAVGVPVWAYYEGQDRGYFGPWQKCQVLSYRERCGDVGRFKPEAVVFVSGLLAVGACILFGIFCILSIIQIAMISSRDRVCMSYKALVMLKLVATVLASGLSIAAAILFALQTDDNARGYHITRGISFYLQVLVTALSLALLALAAYDRILTKRPDGDPTMLSNATSNGRGTGRTGSTYNNPGFRETSHNPNGIAVTDSSGRPYSSGMNGSMQSVNTTVTTVSNGSTIGSGSVTRTPLRSSLKKPRPPNSTTDGLGIRNPGYSGGNQSPRMQRNGSVKKVRIQTHSTDV